Proteins from a genomic interval of Medicago truncatula cultivar Jemalong A17 chromosome 3, MtrunA17r5.0-ANR, whole genome shotgun sequence:
- the LOC11434092 gene encoding ADP-ribosylation factor GTPase-activating protein AGD1 isoform X2, which translates to MNFAHLNDSPMFRQQGLEENVESLRSRCWKFHKGCRKYTEGLGEAYDGDIAFATALENFGGGHSDPLFVTLGGPVMAKFSIALREISTHKELLRSQVEHMLNDRLTNILNVEILDVKEARRRFDKASQLYDQAREKFMSLRKSTKFDVAAVIEEELHNARTIFEEARFNLVGALHNIEAKKRFEFLEAVTGVMDAHLRYFQQGYQQLQELEPFIIEVLAYAQKARESYNEEQISLCERMVEYKKASYQESRLSLNGPYGSPSGEVNIHPFSRISNSVVDAVAESAASGKVRVIRQGYLSKRSSNLRADWKRRFFVLDSRGMLYYYRKPLHTNSLNQLYSQRNCANENSAGILSRLLSSGYPGVVPDEKSVARHTVNLLTSTIKIDAEQSDLRFCFRIISPSKMYTLQAENALDQMDWMEKINGVIASLLSVQTLGGKSFSADSESGDSDSSSIIDSLPSLQDYDRLGSGDFASKNSTLIKSSEDLQKNKQGIKVEQPIDILRKVSGNDKCADCGKPEPDWASLNLGILVCIECSGVHRNLGVHKSKVRSLKLDVKVWDSSVLTMFQSLGNLFANSVWEELLHATSTSQTDDTPFGSSKAEKNKFGHAKKPEHDDLISLKERFIHAKYSEKVFVRRMPKSHHLLSVGQQVMECIYANDKKAVYRHIVKSDVDINSVSGEALSGFFSHISSSSDSNTSSSKVQLMEDIQEGSSLLHLACLTSDVGMIELLLQYGADLNAIDSRGRTPLHYCIMRGKTAAAKLLITRGANPLAADNEGNTPLKLAPEPDDIGKIHASFLEKIEDQPTSHSDV; encoded by the exons ATGAATTTCGCACATCTCAACGACTCTCCCATGTTTCGTCAACAG GGTTTGGAAGAAAATGTGGAATCATTACGCTCAAGATGTTGGAAGTTCCACAAAGGATGTAGAAAGTACAC GGAAGGGCTTGGAGAGGCATATGATGGAGACATTGCATTTGCAACTGCCCTTGAAAATTTTGGAGGAGGCCATAGTGATCCTCTATTTGTAACTTTGGGAG GACCTGTAATGGCCAAATTCTCTATTGCTTTGAGAGAAATCAGTACACACAAGGAACTTCTTCGTTCACAG GTGGAGCATATGCTAAATGACCGGTTAACGAACATCCTTAATGTTGAAATCCTTGATGTCAAG GAAGCTCGGAGGCGTTTTGATAAAGCTTCCCAATTATATGATCAG GCACGTGAGAAGTTTATGTCATTGAGAAAAAGCACCAAGTTTGATGTTGCCGCTGTCATAGAAGAG GAATTGCACAATGCAAGAACAATATTTGAGGAAGCTCGTTTCAATCTG GTTGGTGCTCTTCATAATATTGAGGCCAAGAAGAGATTTGAGTTTTTGGAGGCTGTCACTGGAGTCATGGACGCTCATCTTCGATACTTTCAACAG GGATATCAGCAGTTACAGGAGCTGGAACCTTTCATTATTGAG GTTTTGGCTTATGCACAAAAAGCAAGAGAAAGTTACAATGAGGAGCAGATTTCTCTTTGTGAAAGAATGGTAGAGTACAAAAAAGCAAGTTATCAAGAAAGTAGGTTGTCCTTGAATGGACCTTATGGTTCTCCCAGTGGAGAAGTGAATATTCATCCTTTTTCTAGGATATCAAATAGTGTGGTAGATGCAGTAGCTGAATCAGCTGCAAGTGGAAAG GTTCGAGTCATTCGACAGGGATATCTTTCAAAACGTTCATCAAATTTGAGGGCTGACTGGAAGAGAAggttttttgttcttgataGTCGTGGAATGCTTTACTACTATCGTAAACCATTACATACAAAT AGTCTCAATCAGCTATATTCACAGCGGAATTGTGCCAATGAAAACAGTGCAGGCATTCTGAGTAGGTTGCTTTCTTCAGGTTACCCTGGAGTTGTTCCTGATGAAAAATCTGTAGCACGCCACACAGTGAACCTTCTCACATCAACAATCAAGATTGATGCTGAGCAATCAGATTTAAGGTTCTGCTTCAGGATTATTTCACCCTCAAAGATGTATACTTTGCAG GCAGAAAATGCGCTTGACCAGATGGATTggatggaaaagataaatggaGTCATTGCCTCCTTATTGTCGGTACAGACACTAGGTGGAAAG TCTTTCTCAGCTGACTCAGAAAGTGGTGACAGCGACTCTTCCAGCATTATCGACTCATTACCAAGTTTACAAGATTATGATCGATTAGGGAGTGGGGATTTTGCATCCAAGAACTCCACCCTTATTAAATCATCTGAAGACTTACAGAAGAATAAGCAGGGTATAAAAGTTGAACAACCAATTGATATTCTAAGAAAGGTTAGCGGTAATGACAAATGTGCCGATTGCGGTAAACCTGAACCAGACTGGGCATCCTTAAACCTTGGCATCCTCGTATGCATTGAATGTTCCGGCGTTCACCGTAATCTTGGTGTACATAAATCAAAA GTAAGATCACTGAAACTTGATGTCAAAGTGTGGGATTCCTCCGTCTTAACTATGTTTCAGTCACTGGGAAATCTCTTTGCGAATTCGGTTTGGGAGGAGCTTTTGCATGCAACAAGTACTTCACAAACTGATGACACTCCTTTTGG TTCATCCAAAGCTGAAAAAAACAAGTTCGGTCATGCAAAAAAACCAGAACACGATGATCTTATTTCACTAAAGGAAAGATTCATTCATGCAAAG TATTCAGAGAAAGTATTTGTTCGAAGGATGCCAAAAAGCCACCATCTTCTTTCAGTGGGGCAACAAGTGATGGAATGCATCTATGCCAACGACAAGAAAGCAGTGTACCGGCACATTGTCAAATCGGATGTGGACATCAATTCTGTTAGTGGAGAAGCACTATCTG gttttttttctcatatatCTTCTTCAAGTGACTCAAATACATCTTCAAGTAAAGTTCAGCTAATGGAGGACATACAAGAGGGTTCTAGTTTGCTTCACTTGGCATGCCTAACAAGTGATGTTGGAATGATCGAGCTTCTCCTACAGTATGGAGCAGATCTAAATGCTATTGATTCAAGAGGTAGGACACCATTGCATTACTGCATTATGAGAGGGAAGACTGCAGCTGCAAAATTGCTTATTACAAG GGGTGCCAATCCACTTGCTGCGGATAATGAAGGCAACACTCCTCTTAAGCTTGCACCAGAACCTGACGATATCGGAAAAATCCATGCCTCATTTCTAGAGAAAATTGAGGACCAACCAACAAGTCATTCggatgtataa
- the LOC11434092 gene encoding ADP-ribosylation factor GTPase-activating protein AGD1 isoform X6, producing MNFAHLNDSPMFRQQLQGLEENVESLRSRCWKFHKGCRKYTEGLGEAYDGDIAFATALENFGGGHSDPLFVTLGGPVMAKFSIALREISTHKELLRSQVEHMLNDRLTNILNVEILDVKEARRRFDKASQLYDQAREKFMSLRKSTKFDVAAVIEEELHNARTIFEEARFNLVGALHNIEAKKRFEFLEAVTGVMDAHLRYFQQGYQQLQELEPFIIEVLAYAQKARESYNEEQISLCERMVEYKKASYQESRLSLNGPYGSPSGEVNIHPFSRISNSVVDAVAESAASGKVRVIRQGYLSKRSSNLRADWKRRFFVLDSRGMLYYYRKPLHTNSLNQLYSQRNCANENSAGILSRLLSSGYPGVVPDEKSVARHTVNLLTSTIKIDAEQSDLRFCFRIISPSKMYTLQAENALDQMDWMEKINGVIASLLSVQTLGGKSFSADSESGDSDSSSIIDSLPSLQDYDRLGSGDFASKNSTLIKSSEDLQKNKQGIKVEQPIDILRKVSGNDKCADCGKPEPDWASLNLGILVCIECSGVHRNLGVHKSKVRSLKLDVKVWDSSVLTMFQSLGNLFANSVWEELLHATSTSQTDDTPFGSSKAEKNKFGHAKKPEHDDLISLKERFIHAKYSEKVFVRRMPKSHHLLSVGQQVMECIYANDKKAVYRHIVKSDVDINSVSGEALSGFFFSYIFFK from the exons ATGAATTTCGCACATCTCAACGACTCTCCCATGTTTCGTCAACAG CTTCAGGGTTTGGAAGAAAATGTGGAATCATTACGCTCAAGATGTTGGAAGTTCCACAAAGGATGTAGAAAGTACAC GGAAGGGCTTGGAGAGGCATATGATGGAGACATTGCATTTGCAACTGCCCTTGAAAATTTTGGAGGAGGCCATAGTGATCCTCTATTTGTAACTTTGGGAG GACCTGTAATGGCCAAATTCTCTATTGCTTTGAGAGAAATCAGTACACACAAGGAACTTCTTCGTTCACAG GTGGAGCATATGCTAAATGACCGGTTAACGAACATCCTTAATGTTGAAATCCTTGATGTCAAG GAAGCTCGGAGGCGTTTTGATAAAGCTTCCCAATTATATGATCAG GCACGTGAGAAGTTTATGTCATTGAGAAAAAGCACCAAGTTTGATGTTGCCGCTGTCATAGAAGAG GAATTGCACAATGCAAGAACAATATTTGAGGAAGCTCGTTTCAATCTG GTTGGTGCTCTTCATAATATTGAGGCCAAGAAGAGATTTGAGTTTTTGGAGGCTGTCACTGGAGTCATGGACGCTCATCTTCGATACTTTCAACAG GGATATCAGCAGTTACAGGAGCTGGAACCTTTCATTATTGAG GTTTTGGCTTATGCACAAAAAGCAAGAGAAAGTTACAATGAGGAGCAGATTTCTCTTTGTGAAAGAATGGTAGAGTACAAAAAAGCAAGTTATCAAGAAAGTAGGTTGTCCTTGAATGGACCTTATGGTTCTCCCAGTGGAGAAGTGAATATTCATCCTTTTTCTAGGATATCAAATAGTGTGGTAGATGCAGTAGCTGAATCAGCTGCAAGTGGAAAG GTTCGAGTCATTCGACAGGGATATCTTTCAAAACGTTCATCAAATTTGAGGGCTGACTGGAAGAGAAggttttttgttcttgataGTCGTGGAATGCTTTACTACTATCGTAAACCATTACATACAAAT AGTCTCAATCAGCTATATTCACAGCGGAATTGTGCCAATGAAAACAGTGCAGGCATTCTGAGTAGGTTGCTTTCTTCAGGTTACCCTGGAGTTGTTCCTGATGAAAAATCTGTAGCACGCCACACAGTGAACCTTCTCACATCAACAATCAAGATTGATGCTGAGCAATCAGATTTAAGGTTCTGCTTCAGGATTATTTCACCCTCAAAGATGTATACTTTGCAG GCAGAAAATGCGCTTGACCAGATGGATTggatggaaaagataaatggaGTCATTGCCTCCTTATTGTCGGTACAGACACTAGGTGGAAAG TCTTTCTCAGCTGACTCAGAAAGTGGTGACAGCGACTCTTCCAGCATTATCGACTCATTACCAAGTTTACAAGATTATGATCGATTAGGGAGTGGGGATTTTGCATCCAAGAACTCCACCCTTATTAAATCATCTGAAGACTTACAGAAGAATAAGCAGGGTATAAAAGTTGAACAACCAATTGATATTCTAAGAAAGGTTAGCGGTAATGACAAATGTGCCGATTGCGGTAAACCTGAACCAGACTGGGCATCCTTAAACCTTGGCATCCTCGTATGCATTGAATGTTCCGGCGTTCACCGTAATCTTGGTGTACATAAATCAAAA GTAAGATCACTGAAACTTGATGTCAAAGTGTGGGATTCCTCCGTCTTAACTATGTTTCAGTCACTGGGAAATCTCTTTGCGAATTCGGTTTGGGAGGAGCTTTTGCATGCAACAAGTACTTCACAAACTGATGACACTCCTTTTGG TTCATCCAAAGCTGAAAAAAACAAGTTCGGTCATGCAAAAAAACCAGAACACGATGATCTTATTTCACTAAAGGAAAGATTCATTCATGCAAAG TATTCAGAGAAAGTATTTGTTCGAAGGATGCCAAAAAGCCACCATCTTCTTTCAGTGGGGCAACAAGTGATGGAATGCATCTATGCCAACGACAAGAAAGCAGTGTACCGGCACATTGTCAAATCGGATGTGGACATCAATTCTGTTAGTGGAGAAGCACTATCTGGT ttttttttctcatatatCTTCTTCAAGTGA
- the LOC11434092 gene encoding ADP-ribosylation factor GTPase-activating protein AGD1 isoform X3, which produces MNFAHLNDSPMFRQQLQGLEENVESLRSRCWKFHKGCRKYTEGLGEAYDGDIAFATALENFGGGHSDPLFVTLGGPVMAKFSIALREISTHKELLRSQVEHMLNDRLTNILNVEILDVKEARRRFDKASQLYDQAREKFMSLRKSTKFDVAAVIEEELHNARTIFEEARFNLVGALHNIEAKKRFEFLEAVTGVMDAHLRYFQQGYQQLQELEPFIIEVLAYAQKARESYNEEQISLCERMVEYKKASYQESRLSLNGPYGSPSGEVNIHPFSRISNSVVDAVAESAASGKGYLSKRSSNLRADWKRRFFVLDSRGMLYYYRKPLHTNSLNQLYSQRNCANENSAGILSRLLSSGYPGVVPDEKSVARHTVNLLTSTIKIDAEQSDLRFCFRIISPSKMYTLQAENALDQMDWMEKINGVIASLLSVQTLGGKSFSADSESGDSDSSSIIDSLPSLQDYDRLGSGDFASKNSTLIKSSEDLQKNKQGIKVEQPIDILRKVSGNDKCADCGKPEPDWASLNLGILVCIECSGVHRNLGVHKSKVRSLKLDVKVWDSSVLTMFQSLGNLFANSVWEELLHATSTSQTDDTPFGSSKAEKNKFGHAKKPEHDDLISLKERFIHAKYSEKVFVRRMPKSHHLLSVGQQVMECIYANDKKAVYRHIVKSDVDINSVSGEALSGFFSHISSSSDSNTSSSKVQLMEDIQEGSSLLHLACLTSDVGMIELLLQYGADLNAIDSRGRTPLHYCIMRGKTAAAKLLITRGANPLAADNEGNTPLKLAPEPDDIGKIHASFLEKIEDQPTSHSDV; this is translated from the exons ATGAATTTCGCACATCTCAACGACTCTCCCATGTTTCGTCAACAG CTTCAGGGTTTGGAAGAAAATGTGGAATCATTACGCTCAAGATGTTGGAAGTTCCACAAAGGATGTAGAAAGTACAC GGAAGGGCTTGGAGAGGCATATGATGGAGACATTGCATTTGCAACTGCCCTTGAAAATTTTGGAGGAGGCCATAGTGATCCTCTATTTGTAACTTTGGGAG GACCTGTAATGGCCAAATTCTCTATTGCTTTGAGAGAAATCAGTACACACAAGGAACTTCTTCGTTCACAG GTGGAGCATATGCTAAATGACCGGTTAACGAACATCCTTAATGTTGAAATCCTTGATGTCAAG GAAGCTCGGAGGCGTTTTGATAAAGCTTCCCAATTATATGATCAG GCACGTGAGAAGTTTATGTCATTGAGAAAAAGCACCAAGTTTGATGTTGCCGCTGTCATAGAAGAG GAATTGCACAATGCAAGAACAATATTTGAGGAAGCTCGTTTCAATCTG GTTGGTGCTCTTCATAATATTGAGGCCAAGAAGAGATTTGAGTTTTTGGAGGCTGTCACTGGAGTCATGGACGCTCATCTTCGATACTTTCAACAG GGATATCAGCAGTTACAGGAGCTGGAACCTTTCATTATTGAG GTTTTGGCTTATGCACAAAAAGCAAGAGAAAGTTACAATGAGGAGCAGATTTCTCTTTGTGAAAGAATGGTAGAGTACAAAAAAGCAAGTTATCAAGAAAGTAGGTTGTCCTTGAATGGACCTTATGGTTCTCCCAGTGGAGAAGTGAATATTCATCCTTTTTCTAGGATATCAAATAGTGTGGTAGATGCAGTAGCTGAATCAGCTGCAAGTGGAAAG GGATATCTTTCAAAACGTTCATCAAATTTGAGGGCTGACTGGAAGAGAAggttttttgttcttgataGTCGTGGAATGCTTTACTACTATCGTAAACCATTACATACAAAT AGTCTCAATCAGCTATATTCACAGCGGAATTGTGCCAATGAAAACAGTGCAGGCATTCTGAGTAGGTTGCTTTCTTCAGGTTACCCTGGAGTTGTTCCTGATGAAAAATCTGTAGCACGCCACACAGTGAACCTTCTCACATCAACAATCAAGATTGATGCTGAGCAATCAGATTTAAGGTTCTGCTTCAGGATTATTTCACCCTCAAAGATGTATACTTTGCAG GCAGAAAATGCGCTTGACCAGATGGATTggatggaaaagataaatggaGTCATTGCCTCCTTATTGTCGGTACAGACACTAGGTGGAAAG TCTTTCTCAGCTGACTCAGAAAGTGGTGACAGCGACTCTTCCAGCATTATCGACTCATTACCAAGTTTACAAGATTATGATCGATTAGGGAGTGGGGATTTTGCATCCAAGAACTCCACCCTTATTAAATCATCTGAAGACTTACAGAAGAATAAGCAGGGTATAAAAGTTGAACAACCAATTGATATTCTAAGAAAGGTTAGCGGTAATGACAAATGTGCCGATTGCGGTAAACCTGAACCAGACTGGGCATCCTTAAACCTTGGCATCCTCGTATGCATTGAATGTTCCGGCGTTCACCGTAATCTTGGTGTACATAAATCAAAA GTAAGATCACTGAAACTTGATGTCAAAGTGTGGGATTCCTCCGTCTTAACTATGTTTCAGTCACTGGGAAATCTCTTTGCGAATTCGGTTTGGGAGGAGCTTTTGCATGCAACAAGTACTTCACAAACTGATGACACTCCTTTTGG TTCATCCAAAGCTGAAAAAAACAAGTTCGGTCATGCAAAAAAACCAGAACACGATGATCTTATTTCACTAAAGGAAAGATTCATTCATGCAAAG TATTCAGAGAAAGTATTTGTTCGAAGGATGCCAAAAAGCCACCATCTTCTTTCAGTGGGGCAACAAGTGATGGAATGCATCTATGCCAACGACAAGAAAGCAGTGTACCGGCACATTGTCAAATCGGATGTGGACATCAATTCTGTTAGTGGAGAAGCACTATCTG gttttttttctcatatatCTTCTTCAAGTGACTCAAATACATCTTCAAGTAAAGTTCAGCTAATGGAGGACATACAAGAGGGTTCTAGTTTGCTTCACTTGGCATGCCTAACAAGTGATGTTGGAATGATCGAGCTTCTCCTACAGTATGGAGCAGATCTAAATGCTATTGATTCAAGAGGTAGGACACCATTGCATTACTGCATTATGAGAGGGAAGACTGCAGCTGCAAAATTGCTTATTACAAG GGGTGCCAATCCACTTGCTGCGGATAATGAAGGCAACACTCCTCTTAAGCTTGCACCAGAACCTGACGATATCGGAAAAATCCATGCCTCATTTCTAGAGAAAATTGAGGACCAACCAACAAGTCATTCggatgtataa
- the LOC11434092 gene encoding ADP-ribosylation factor GTPase-activating protein AGD1 isoform X1, whose protein sequence is MNFAHLNDSPMFRQQLQGLEENVESLRSRCWKFHKGCRKYTEGLGEAYDGDIAFATALENFGGGHSDPLFVTLGGPVMAKFSIALREISTHKELLRSQVEHMLNDRLTNILNVEILDVKEARRRFDKASQLYDQAREKFMSLRKSTKFDVAAVIEEELHNARTIFEEARFNLVGALHNIEAKKRFEFLEAVTGVMDAHLRYFQQGYQQLQELEPFIIEVLAYAQKARESYNEEQISLCERMVEYKKASYQESRLSLNGPYGSPSGEVNIHPFSRISNSVVDAVAESAASGKVRVIRQGYLSKRSSNLRADWKRRFFVLDSRGMLYYYRKPLHTNSLNQLYSQRNCANENSAGILSRLLSSGYPGVVPDEKSVARHTVNLLTSTIKIDAEQSDLRFCFRIISPSKMYTLQAENALDQMDWMEKINGVIASLLSVQTLGGKSFSADSESGDSDSSSIIDSLPSLQDYDRLGSGDFASKNSTLIKSSEDLQKNKQGIKVEQPIDILRKVSGNDKCADCGKPEPDWASLNLGILVCIECSGVHRNLGVHKSKVRSLKLDVKVWDSSVLTMFQSLGNLFANSVWEELLHATSTSQTDDTPFGSSKAEKNKFGHAKKPEHDDLISLKERFIHAKYSEKVFVRRMPKSHHLLSVGQQVMECIYANDKKAVYRHIVKSDVDINSVSGEALSGFFSHISSSSDSNTSSSKVQLMEDIQEGSSLLHLACLTSDVGMIELLLQYGADLNAIDSRGRTPLHYCIMRGKTAAAKLLITRGANPLAADNEGNTPLKLAPEPDDIGKIHASFLEKIEDQPTSHSDV, encoded by the exons ATGAATTTCGCACATCTCAACGACTCTCCCATGTTTCGTCAACAG CTTCAGGGTTTGGAAGAAAATGTGGAATCATTACGCTCAAGATGTTGGAAGTTCCACAAAGGATGTAGAAAGTACAC GGAAGGGCTTGGAGAGGCATATGATGGAGACATTGCATTTGCAACTGCCCTTGAAAATTTTGGAGGAGGCCATAGTGATCCTCTATTTGTAACTTTGGGAG GACCTGTAATGGCCAAATTCTCTATTGCTTTGAGAGAAATCAGTACACACAAGGAACTTCTTCGTTCACAG GTGGAGCATATGCTAAATGACCGGTTAACGAACATCCTTAATGTTGAAATCCTTGATGTCAAG GAAGCTCGGAGGCGTTTTGATAAAGCTTCCCAATTATATGATCAG GCACGTGAGAAGTTTATGTCATTGAGAAAAAGCACCAAGTTTGATGTTGCCGCTGTCATAGAAGAG GAATTGCACAATGCAAGAACAATATTTGAGGAAGCTCGTTTCAATCTG GTTGGTGCTCTTCATAATATTGAGGCCAAGAAGAGATTTGAGTTTTTGGAGGCTGTCACTGGAGTCATGGACGCTCATCTTCGATACTTTCAACAG GGATATCAGCAGTTACAGGAGCTGGAACCTTTCATTATTGAG GTTTTGGCTTATGCACAAAAAGCAAGAGAAAGTTACAATGAGGAGCAGATTTCTCTTTGTGAAAGAATGGTAGAGTACAAAAAAGCAAGTTATCAAGAAAGTAGGTTGTCCTTGAATGGACCTTATGGTTCTCCCAGTGGAGAAGTGAATATTCATCCTTTTTCTAGGATATCAAATAGTGTGGTAGATGCAGTAGCTGAATCAGCTGCAAGTGGAAAG GTTCGAGTCATTCGACAGGGATATCTTTCAAAACGTTCATCAAATTTGAGGGCTGACTGGAAGAGAAggttttttgttcttgataGTCGTGGAATGCTTTACTACTATCGTAAACCATTACATACAAAT AGTCTCAATCAGCTATATTCACAGCGGAATTGTGCCAATGAAAACAGTGCAGGCATTCTGAGTAGGTTGCTTTCTTCAGGTTACCCTGGAGTTGTTCCTGATGAAAAATCTGTAGCACGCCACACAGTGAACCTTCTCACATCAACAATCAAGATTGATGCTGAGCAATCAGATTTAAGGTTCTGCTTCAGGATTATTTCACCCTCAAAGATGTATACTTTGCAG GCAGAAAATGCGCTTGACCAGATGGATTggatggaaaagataaatggaGTCATTGCCTCCTTATTGTCGGTACAGACACTAGGTGGAAAG TCTTTCTCAGCTGACTCAGAAAGTGGTGACAGCGACTCTTCCAGCATTATCGACTCATTACCAAGTTTACAAGATTATGATCGATTAGGGAGTGGGGATTTTGCATCCAAGAACTCCACCCTTATTAAATCATCTGAAGACTTACAGAAGAATAAGCAGGGTATAAAAGTTGAACAACCAATTGATATTCTAAGAAAGGTTAGCGGTAATGACAAATGTGCCGATTGCGGTAAACCTGAACCAGACTGGGCATCCTTAAACCTTGGCATCCTCGTATGCATTGAATGTTCCGGCGTTCACCGTAATCTTGGTGTACATAAATCAAAA GTAAGATCACTGAAACTTGATGTCAAAGTGTGGGATTCCTCCGTCTTAACTATGTTTCAGTCACTGGGAAATCTCTTTGCGAATTCGGTTTGGGAGGAGCTTTTGCATGCAACAAGTACTTCACAAACTGATGACACTCCTTTTGG TTCATCCAAAGCTGAAAAAAACAAGTTCGGTCATGCAAAAAAACCAGAACACGATGATCTTATTTCACTAAAGGAAAGATTCATTCATGCAAAG TATTCAGAGAAAGTATTTGTTCGAAGGATGCCAAAAAGCCACCATCTTCTTTCAGTGGGGCAACAAGTGATGGAATGCATCTATGCCAACGACAAGAAAGCAGTGTACCGGCACATTGTCAAATCGGATGTGGACATCAATTCTGTTAGTGGAGAAGCACTATCTG gttttttttctcatatatCTTCTTCAAGTGACTCAAATACATCTTCAAGTAAAGTTCAGCTAATGGAGGACATACAAGAGGGTTCTAGTTTGCTTCACTTGGCATGCCTAACAAGTGATGTTGGAATGATCGAGCTTCTCCTACAGTATGGAGCAGATCTAAATGCTATTGATTCAAGAGGTAGGACACCATTGCATTACTGCATTATGAGAGGGAAGACTGCAGCTGCAAAATTGCTTATTACAAG GGGTGCCAATCCACTTGCTGCGGATAATGAAGGCAACACTCCTCTTAAGCTTGCACCAGAACCTGACGATATCGGAAAAATCCATGCCTCATTTCTAGAGAAAATTGAGGACCAACCAACAAGTCATTCggatgtataa